The DNA sequence TCAATATCAAGTTTACAGTTTGCTGAATCTGTAGATGTAGCAATCTCATACAGCCAATTATTGAATTCCTTTATTCTggaatcaaattcaaaatcaagtACAGAACACTGAAAACAGCCTTTATCAATGTAAAGAACGGCATAATGCAAGCAATAATTTGAAAAAGGTGGATGGCATTTTGCTGTGTGATTATATACAAGAGATTTTCAGTTGAATCGGGTGCAAGATGAGAGACGTAGTTTACAAGGCAGACACTGAATGAAACACTAAAGATTTGTCATTTGTCTGACTCCAAAAATTTTTCCATATGTATTTGATGTGATAAAAGTGGGAAAGGACTAAGCCAACAACAACCCAGAAGGCAAACTATATTGTATTACACCATAAACAACTGAGCTAACAAAATCAAATCCGAAATAAATGAAGTACAAAATCTTAAACATTCATCTTAGTGATGAAGTATAGTTGTGGTGCTGTAATAAAGCAGGCAACAAGACAAGAAGCAGCAGCACTGGCATAGCACCCTGACACATTATTTCTCTGTCAAAAATAGTCTCTATTCCGCAATGGTGTGACGTCCTACTTGGCAGCTTTAGGTGCACCTCCACCAGTGGTAGGCCTGAAAGACCAAAACAGCAAGCAAAGAACATGTGAACAAAACTAGAGAACATATTAGTAGCTAGGAGACAGGTTGAGGTTACTTACAGCCCTACAAATACTTTGAAGGAATCATAGAGTCCCCACTGAGCTCCTGTTAGTGTTCCAATCATAACTATACGAAGAGGAAGTCCACGTGTGAAAAGACCAACTAGCCCTATCTTCTTCACAGCCTGCAACATCCAGTATCAGAGTTATTTATTTGAACGTCTAAAACGTGAACATTTATGGGATATGTAAAGGTGGCAGATTTGGTGTGCACTTTTCTGCACTTACATCACCAACAGTGGCTCCCTTGGCATTGTTCAGGAAGGAAACAAGATTGTCTGCAGGGTGTGAGACAATAGCACAGAGCACGCCAGCAATGTATCCAGCTGCAAAACTCACTCCAAGCTGCAATCCTTTGCTGCACTGATCTTTCGGTGTTGGGACGACATTCTTGTACAGCATCTCCACAACAGTCTCAAACGAAGCAAATTTCATCATTGTGTCTGTCATGAATCACGTAAATGATAATAGTTAATAATACTCTTTAATATTTCATAATGCAACAATATTCTTTTATTTGCATTCACTCTAGTACAAGGTAACATTAATTTTGACAGATTATTAATtacaacaaattttaattactagTTCATGATTAGAGAGCAAACAAAGGAGTTCTATGGGAAACCAAGTTAATCATGCTGCAATTCTGTTATTTGGATGAAGTATGTACAAACTTACATGGAATCTGGCGGCCCCAGAGTGGAACAAGTCCTTTATACAACCTGCACTTCAAATCCAAATCCTTAACAAATTTGAAGCTTCAAATCCCAACAAAATACTAAGTAATGAAATGATAGATCCCAACTAAGAGCAAAGAAAAGTATGTATACCCTCCAGCACCCTCAGCCTTAATGAACTTGGGTAATCCATCTGACAAACCTCTCGCAAAGCCAGGTTGGGTTTGCACACGAACTTTGACAGCCTCCATGGGGCACAGTGCAATATCAGCAATGACTTCAGCAGAGGCTGATCCTGCTAGAAATATGAAGGTTTTGTACTTGGCTGCATTCTCTGGGCCTGCAAGATCTGAGTAGTATTTCTTGAAGAATTCATAGAATCCAAACTTGCATGCTCCCTGAGCACTGTACCCAAGCAGTGTTGGGACCCAACCCCTGAAGAACCCTCTCATTCCTTGCTCCTTCATCAGAACTCCGAATCCTGATGATATGTTCTTGTACTTTACTGGGTCAATCTGAAATACATCTTAATTAGTCATAAAAATTCATAGAATAATTCtctaagatttttaaaatcGGATACTTTAGtccttcaaatttcaaaatatacAGAATAATTTtcaatgtttatctttcttAGACAATATACCCACCTccaatttcattaaaaaagtGAAGTTCAAAACAGTGAAATACAAAACAATTTCtgaaaaagtttaaaaaatatcaaacagtccataaaaatttttaaaattttcaaaatagttATTCCGATTAAATGGATCAAATTGGAGATAAACATGATGACtgttttgtatattttgaaacCTATACTAAATGTTCAATATTAAAGACCATTTGGGTAATTACTCAAATCTCATAGGTATGATGATGACTTTGAATATGCAATAGGTTTTGGATCAAATTATGAACCAATGCAGAAGAGAAAAGCATTATAGAGGACCTGCATGTTGCACTTGACGAGATCGAGAGGAGTGACGGTCATGTGAGTGAGACCACAGCTGAAGACGCCACCAAAGCTGCATGCGGCGTAGTAAGCAGGAGAATACAATGGAATACTCTCTTTTGGTGCAGGGatcataaaattattattactattcCTACCCTCTGAGCCTGAGAATGGtggtggtgatgatgatgaagaagaatgCGAGGACACATTGTTGAGCAATGTTTTTGGTGAGTAAAGGAAGGAAGGGATAAGAGAGTAGCGAGGTTGGTCAGAGGGAGCCATTATTGAGAATTCACAAGAAGTATATTATTCTTTTCTTGTTTGTGTTTATGTGTGTAGATAGTTTTTTGCCAGGGTGAAGAAGTAAAAAGAGAAAGGGGAAAACAAAAGTAGAAAGTGTGTTTAGTTTTGAGAGAAGGGGCGAGAAACTTGGAGGGTTTGTGGTAAGGAGAGGCATGAACAACCATGGAGTTATGTGAACCAACGAGTCCTTTGTTTCCGCGCTCTTCTTTGACTTTGTAATCTCCTGCATTTTTCATGTTACGTCTTTCACTACACCCACATACCTATTAACTCACCAGAAGCACAAAACTGCATGCTTCAATATCCATAACGTTAAAGTAGCcaatttttaactttttctttttctttttttaatatatactttTTACATTAtctgaattaaaattttaattttaattgtaagaatataattatttatgtctCTTTCTATCggtctaaattttttaaataaataatttttataacatGATATTagagtttttatgataaaaaaattcagcatatataataaattaaacaattatGTAACTTTAAAAATTTCTGTACATAGATACATTTTATGAAAATCACGTATATAAGTAGAGGTTATAATATATGATAGCTATGCAAATTTTAATCACATCTTAATATATTAGTACAACAGACTAAACTTG is a window from the Arachis stenosperma cultivar V10309 chromosome 3, arast.V10309.gnm1.PFL2, whole genome shotgun sequence genome containing:
- the LOC130966763 gene encoding mitochondrial phosphate carrier protein 3, mitochondrial-like; translation: MAPSDQPRYSLIPSFLYSPKTLLNNVSSHSSSSSSPPPFSGSEGRNSNNNFMIPAPKESIPLYSPAYYAACSFGGVFSCGLTHMTVTPLDLVKCNMQIDPVKYKNISSGFGVLMKEQGMRGFFRGWVPTLLGYSAQGACKFGFYEFFKKYYSDLAGPENAAKYKTFIFLAGSASAEVIADIALCPMEAVKVRVQTQPGFARGLSDGLPKFIKAEGAGGLYKGLVPLWGRQIPYTMMKFASFETVVEMLYKNVVPTPKDQCSKGLQLGVSFAAGYIAGVLCAIVSHPADNLVSFLNNAKGATVGDAVKKIGLVGLFTRGLPLRIVMIGTLTGAQWGLYDSFKVFVGLPTTGGGAPKAAK